In Pelosinus sp. UFO1, one genomic interval encodes:
- a CDS encoding DMT family transporter has product MKEQILWYQRGIGFCTQKQVIANLVMAMVVVLWGISFVSIKIAVTEIPPTTMALLRFTIASLLLGILLKKVEPRATVANVDLPKMIVGGILGITCYFYFENMGVKLSTAVNASLIVTVIPIIAISLDVLFFHSKITGLKLLAVGIALIGTYLSVTANGKIEFNSINFKGNMLMIGAMVSWALYTLLNKSLQGKYSGVCMITYQTSFGTLCLLPLALLEYQEWRMFSLVAFWHILFLAVCCSVGCYLLYMYVLKHLDVAITTIYLNAVPIIGVLSGQYFLNESVFPIQLVGGILTVIAILAINIDMIMQRKEI; this is encoded by the coding sequence ATGAAAGAACAAATTTTATGGTACCAGAGAGGGATTGGTTTTTGTACTCAAAAACAAGTAATAGCCAATTTAGTGATGGCTATGGTAGTGGTATTGTGGGGCATTTCATTTGTAAGTATAAAAATAGCAGTAACTGAAATTCCGCCGACTACGATGGCCTTATTGCGTTTTACTATTGCTTCCTTACTTCTTGGCATTCTGCTGAAAAAAGTAGAACCAAGGGCAACCGTAGCTAATGTAGATCTGCCTAAAATGATAGTAGGTGGAATTCTGGGTATCACGTGTTATTTTTATTTTGAAAATATGGGTGTTAAGTTGTCGACCGCTGTGAACGCATCCCTCATCGTAACCGTCATCCCGATTATTGCAATCAGTTTAGATGTGTTATTTTTTCACAGTAAAATAACTGGGTTAAAGCTTTTGGCAGTTGGTATCGCGTTAATAGGCACTTATTTGTCAGTAACGGCAAATGGGAAAATTGAATTTAACTCTATAAATTTCAAGGGGAATATGCTCATGATTGGTGCGATGGTATCTTGGGCACTTTACACTTTGCTCAATAAATCTTTGCAAGGTAAGTATTCAGGAGTATGCATGATAACCTATCAAACCAGTTTTGGAACATTATGTTTGCTGCCCTTAGCTCTCTTAGAATATCAAGAGTGGAGAATGTTTTCTTTAGTGGCATTTTGGCATATTTTATTCCTTGCCGTCTGTTGTTCTGTTGGTTGTTATCTGTTATATATGTATGTCTTAAAGCATTTAGATGTTGCCATTACAACGATCTATCTGAATGCAGTACCTATTATCGGAGTACTAAGTGGTCAATATTTTTTAAATGAGAGTGTATTTCCTATTCAACTTGTAGGTGGAATACTAACAGTCATAGCCATATTGGCAATTAATATAGATATGATAATGCAGAGGAAAGAAATTTAG
- a CDS encoding sugar MFS transporter, whose product MNNKGLEAKQFSNTPITILLVLLYVIVAMSDNFKGIFVPFFKEDFGLNNTEIGYMLTAGLLAYAVFQYIGGIFIEKIGYKKVIALGFLIGMASLLLLITCKTYLVLILGLFGLNIGMAMFNVGVNTLGPVLTVASTAVLMNFVNFSYGASNTVIQKVVGNLLSKGVEWTQFYVFMLFCSGVLFVYLLLIKIPYAPKSEKANYNKMDLLKNKMLYLYIIALGFYLASEYGIGNWFVTYMGDEFKLDADRRALYAALFFGSETVGRLFGGYIVDRLGTFKSMLLYGCFATVFSTVGILLGEAGLIIFSIAGLFYSIIYPTIIMTAHTVFKEAASYATGLILMCATLIAMVVNMLMGIANDVIGVYYSYYSIAICIAITTLSILFIKGKVETVEVKVGEII is encoded by the coding sequence ATGAACAATAAGGGGCTAGAAGCAAAGCAATTTAGTAATACACCAATTACAATTTTATTAGTTTTGCTATATGTAATTGTTGCTATGAGTGATAACTTTAAAGGAATCTTTGTGCCCTTTTTTAAAGAAGATTTTGGGCTTAATAATACGGAAATTGGCTATATGTTAACAGCAGGTCTGTTGGCATATGCAGTCTTTCAGTATATTGGCGGAATCTTTATTGAAAAAATTGGCTATAAGAAAGTCATTGCTCTTGGCTTTTTAATTGGTATGGCTTCCTTATTACTTTTAATTACCTGTAAAACCTACCTAGTATTAATTCTTGGCTTATTTGGTTTAAATATTGGCATGGCCATGTTTAATGTAGGGGTAAATACCTTAGGGCCAGTCCTTACCGTTGCCTCAACCGCCGTACTGATGAATTTCGTAAACTTTTCTTATGGAGCTAGTAACACTGTAATCCAAAAAGTCGTTGGTAATCTTTTATCAAAAGGAGTAGAGTGGACTCAATTCTATGTTTTTATGCTGTTTTGTTCTGGGGTTTTATTTGTATATTTGCTACTAATAAAAATACCCTATGCACCCAAAAGTGAAAAAGCAAATTATAATAAAATGGATTTGCTTAAAAATAAAATGCTTTATCTTTATATTATCGCTTTAGGTTTTTACCTTGCCTCTGAATACGGGATAGGAAATTGGTTTGTTACTTACATGGGAGATGAGTTCAAATTAGACGCCGATAGGAGGGCGCTGTACGCAGCCTTATTCTTTGGGTCTGAAACAGTGGGAAGATTATTTGGTGGATATATCGTTGATCGATTAGGAACTTTTAAGAGTATGCTACTCTATGGATGTTTTGCTACCGTATTTTCTACCGTCGGTATTTTATTAGGCGAAGCGGGGCTCATCATTTTCTCTATCGCAGGGTTATTTTATTCTATAATCTATCCTACGATTATAATGACGGCACATACAGTTTTTAAGGAAGCTGCATCCTATGCCACAGGGCTAATTTTGATGTGTGCAACCCTTATTGCTATGGTCGTTAATATGCTTATGGGTATAGCAAACGATGTAATAGGTGTTTATTATTCTTATTATAGTATAGCTATTTGTATAGCAATCACTACGTTATCGATTTTATTTATTAAGGGCAAAGTAGAAACTGTAGAGGTAAAGGTAGGAGAGATAATCTAA
- a CDS encoding RNA polymerase sigma factor, with amino-acid sequence MDEEQKYLSKKIEHERTKFIQYVRRKVTGISQMDAEDIVADVIFNIYNKVDFQHHIENLIAYMYRSIRNKIVDHLRQSRPVLSLDKIDESTGMSWVENMIDPNGDIEINLQKKEFREYLFAALMKLEPRQRAIWMATEIEGYTFKELSKKWGEPIGTLLSRKSRATKSLKCMLKDL; translated from the coding sequence ATGGATGAAGAACAAAAATACCTTAGTAAAAAGATTGAACATGAGCGAACAAAATTCATACAATATGTACGCCGCAAAGTAACAGGGATATCACAAATGGATGCTGAGGATATTGTCGCTGATGTCATCTTTAATATATATAACAAAGTAGATTTTCAGCATCATATAGAAAATCTTATTGCATATATGTATCGCTCGATTAGAAATAAAATTGTGGATCATCTTCGTCAATCTCGGCCAGTTTTGTCACTGGATAAGATCGATGAGTCCACAGGTATGTCCTGGGTGGAAAATATGATTGATCCCAATGGAGATATTGAGATTAATTTACAAAAAAAAGAATTTCGTGAATATTTGTTTGCTGCACTGATGAAATTAGAACCTAGACAGCGAGCGATTTGGATGGCGACGGAAATAGAAGGTTATACATTTAAAGAACTTTCAAAAAAATGGGGCGAACCAATTGGGACGTTATTGTCACGCAAGAGCAGAGCAACAAAATCACTCAAGTGTATGCTTAAGGATTTATAA
- a CDS encoding AraC family transcriptional regulator → MGVQFYRDKDLPYFELKQCDTSQLSYKKHAHEEYSLGIVDKGKSSFWYEGRSEEVSPRTIVFIPPDLVHSCNPQHEEQWKYNMLFINATWIDRFMNSEAKDLYQYPVVKNISDPEIFSMTNKMIENLVQNASPLEKEESIIAIFEKIVSQIDPVDKGRCKKELPKLQIIKEYLQSNFFDKITLDLLEQVSGVNKFHIIRLFKEEFGIPPHMYQTLLRINYAKKQLRKQRQITDVALEAGFYDQSHFIKVFKSHTGITPDRYEKLI, encoded by the coding sequence ATGGGTGTACAATTTTATCGTGATAAGGATTTGCCATATTTTGAATTAAAACAATGTGATACAAGTCAACTTTCCTATAAAAAACATGCTCATGAAGAATACTCCCTTGGAATTGTGGATAAAGGGAAGAGTTCTTTTTGGTATGAAGGAAGGTCCGAAGAGGTATCTCCCCGAACAATTGTCTTTATACCACCTGACTTAGTTCACTCCTGCAATCCACAACATGAAGAGCAATGGAAGTATAACATGTTATTTATTAATGCTACATGGATTGATAGATTTATGAATAGTGAGGCAAAAGATTTATACCAATATCCAGTTGTAAAGAATATTTCAGATCCTGAAATATTTAGCATGACGAATAAAATGATAGAGAATTTAGTTCAGAATGCAAGCCCCCTAGAGAAAGAAGAAAGTATTATCGCTATTTTTGAAAAAATCGTTAGTCAAATCGATCCAGTAGATAAAGGAAGATGTAAGAAGGAATTACCTAAATTGCAAATCATTAAAGAGTATTTGCAAAGTAATTTCTTCGATAAAATTACTTTGGATCTGTTAGAACAAGTATCAGGAGTTAATAAATTTCATATCATTCGCCTATTTAAAGAAGAATTTGGTATTCCCCCTCATATGTATCAAACCCTATTAAGAATTAATTATGCAAAAAAACAACTACGTAAACAACGACAAATAACAGACGTAGCATTAGAAGCTGGATTTTATGACCAAAGTCATTTTATTAAAGTTTTCAAAAGCCATACGGGAATCACTCCTGATCGATACGAAAAATTAATATAA
- a CDS encoding ThiF family adenylyltransferase, translating to MLHQFSRTELLIGEEALERLKNSKVAVFGIGGVGSYTVEGLVRSGVGKLVLIDDDCVCLTNINRQLLATRKTVGKAKVEVMKERILEINPDVEVTTLQKFYMPDTADELIFDDYDYIVDAIDTVTGKIDLIQKANAKNIPIISCMGAGNKLDPTQFEVADIYKTSVCPLAKVMRKELKKRGIPSLKVVYSKEIPITPKETEGSSCTTGCICPSGTTRKCTIRRQIPGSISFVPSVAGLIIAGEVVKDIAFSRK from the coding sequence ATGTTACATCAATTTTCTCGAACTGAATTATTAATCGGGGAGGAAGCATTAGAAAGATTAAAGAACAGTAAAGTAGCTGTTTTTGGCATTGGCGGTGTAGGATCTTATACTGTGGAAGGATTGGTTCGTTCAGGTGTGGGCAAGCTAGTCCTCATTGATGACGACTGCGTTTGCTTAACCAACATTAACCGTCAATTACTTGCAACCCGCAAAACTGTGGGCAAGGCCAAAGTTGAGGTTATGAAAGAACGAATCTTAGAAATTAATCCTGACGTAGAAGTAACGACCTTACAAAAATTTTATATGCCCGATACTGCCGATGAATTAATTTTTGATGACTATGACTATATCGTAGATGCCATTGATACAGTAACAGGAAAAATTGATTTAATTCAAAAGGCCAATGCGAAAAACATCCCCATTATAAGCTGCATGGGAGCCGGTAATAAACTAGACCCAACACAATTTGAAGTAGCGGATATTTACAAAACTTCAGTATGCCCCTTAGCCAAAGTAATGCGTAAAGAATTAAAAAAGCGTGGGATTCCTTCCTTAAAGGTGGTCTATTCAAAGGAAATACCAATAACCCCAAAAGAAACGGAAGGGTCAAGCTGTACAACAGGTTGTATCTGCCCCTCAGGCACTACCCGAAAATGTACTATTCGCCGTCAAATCCCTGGTAGTATCTCTTTCGTGCCATCCGTTGCTGGCCTAATCATCGCTGGCGAAGTAGTAAAAGACATTGCCTTTAGTAGAAAGTAA